In one Corallococcus sp. EGB genomic region, the following are encoded:
- a CDS encoding glycosyltransferase — translation MKGAGLRVLHLGKFYPPASGGMEAHVRTLALAQAALGAQVEVLCANHSVDGTGTSHEFHGRSPTREDWDGPVRVVRLGRLASVARMDVMPSLPFVLQRALARGVDVVHLHVPNPSMVLALDAVPRLPAVVVTHQSDVIRQKVAGALFRPFEWMLYSRAARLLATSEAYVRGSSLLSTFKSKVRILPLGIELEPYLHPSVEAREAQARWTAEAAGGPLWLMVGRLVYYKGLFTALEALVHAPGRLVVVGEGPLAAEGRARAKALGIEDRVTWAGYLSPEALAGAYRAATALWFPSNARSESYGLSQVEALASGLPVLNTAVPDSGVAWVSVHERTGLTVPVGDARALAAAARRLVEEPGLRERLSRGAQERARAEFAHDVMAARSLELYAEALGRRPVAEDRGEASVRHVAGGR, via the coding sequence GTGAAGGGCGCGGGCCTGCGGGTGCTGCACCTGGGGAAGTTCTACCCTCCGGCCTCCGGCGGCATGGAGGCGCACGTGCGCACGCTGGCGCTGGCGCAGGCGGCGCTGGGCGCGCAGGTGGAGGTGCTGTGCGCGAACCACTCGGTGGACGGCACCGGCACGAGCCACGAGTTCCACGGGCGCAGCCCCACGCGCGAGGACTGGGATGGCCCGGTGCGCGTGGTGCGCCTGGGGCGGCTCGCGTCCGTGGCGCGCATGGACGTGATGCCGTCGCTGCCGTTCGTGCTCCAGCGGGCGCTGGCGCGGGGCGTGGACGTGGTGCACCTGCACGTGCCCAACCCGAGCATGGTGCTCGCGCTGGACGCGGTGCCTCGCCTGCCCGCGGTGGTGGTGACGCACCAGAGCGACGTCATCCGGCAGAAGGTCGCGGGCGCGCTGTTCCGCCCCTTCGAGTGGATGCTGTATTCGCGCGCGGCGCGGCTGTTGGCCACGAGCGAGGCGTACGTGCGCGGCTCGTCGCTGCTGTCCACCTTCAAGTCGAAGGTCCGCATCCTGCCGCTGGGCATCGAGCTGGAGCCGTACCTGCATCCTTCCGTGGAAGCGCGCGAGGCCCAGGCGCGGTGGACGGCGGAGGCGGCGGGCGGGCCGCTGTGGCTGATGGTGGGCCGGCTCGTCTACTACAAGGGGCTGTTCACGGCGCTGGAGGCGCTGGTGCACGCGCCGGGGCGATTGGTGGTGGTGGGCGAGGGGCCGCTGGCCGCGGAGGGACGCGCGCGGGCCAAGGCGCTGGGCATCGAGGACCGGGTGACGTGGGCGGGGTATCTGTCGCCGGAGGCGCTCGCGGGCGCGTACCGGGCCGCGACGGCGCTGTGGTTCCCGAGCAACGCGCGCAGCGAGTCGTATGGCCTGTCGCAGGTGGAGGCGCTGGCGAGCGGACTGCCCGTGCTCAACACCGCCGTGCCGGACTCCGGCGTGGCGTGGGTGAGCGTGCACGAGCGCACCGGGCTCACCGTCCCCGTCGGGGATGCGCGCGCGCTGGCCGCGGCGGCGCGCCGGCTGGTGGAGGAACCGGGCCTGCGGGAGCGGCTGTCGCGAGGCGCGCAGGAGCGTGCGCGGGCGGAGTTCGCCCATGACGTGATGGCGGCGCGCAGCCTGGAGTTGTACGCGGAGGCGCTCGGGCGCCGGCCCGTGGCGGAGGACCGGGGCGAGGCTTCCGTCCGGCACGTCGCGGGTGGGCGCTGA
- a CDS encoding c-type cytochrome, whose product MQRLTLMLLLIPALASAQERGEVAFNKACAQCHQARTPTEKPRSMLGIRPPVGPYMDQVLRKKSLAEVRTWVESPHRLNPKTDCDTRLLRPDELDALTSYLATVVVEPPQETRRMRLRRQMEEQAAALQKADVEAKANSQPKNQGKK is encoded by the coding sequence ATGCAACGCCTGACGCTCATGCTGCTCCTGATCCCGGCGCTCGCCAGCGCCCAGGAACGAGGCGAAGTGGCCTTCAACAAGGCCTGCGCGCAATGTCACCAGGCCCGGACCCCGACGGAGAAGCCGAGGAGCATGCTCGGCATCCGCCCGCCGGTGGGCCCCTATATGGACCAGGTGCTGCGCAAGAAGAGCCTGGCGGAGGTCCGCACCTGGGTGGAGTCTCCCCACCGACTCAACCCCAAGACGGACTGCGACACGCGCCTGCTGAGGCCTGATGAGCTGGATGCTCTCACCAGCTACCTGGCCACCGTCGTGGTCGAGCCTCCGCAGGAGACGCGCCGGATGCGGCTGCGCCGGCAGATGGAGGAGCAGGCCGCGGCGCTCCAGAAGGCGGATGTTGAAGCGAAGGCGAACTCCCAGCCGAAGAACCAGGGGAAGAAGTGA
- a CDS encoding cytochrome c, giving the protein MTSRWFLLSTLLLCAPAVTHAEDAAALWDKSCKNCHGPDGRAQTRMGQKESIPDMSRATWQKAESDAELRKVIAHGSPHNPKMKAYKDRLTAEQIDALVGYIRTFKAKE; this is encoded by the coding sequence ATGACCTCGCGGTGGTTCCTGCTGTCCACCCTCCTGCTGTGTGCCCCCGCCGTCACCCACGCCGAGGACGCCGCGGCCCTCTGGGACAAGAGCTGCAAGAACTGCCATGGCCCGGACGGCCGCGCCCAGACGCGCATGGGCCAGAAGGAGTCCATCCCCGACATGAGCCGGGCCACCTGGCAGAAGGCGGAGTCGGACGCGGAGCTGCGCAAGGTCATCGCCCATGGCTCGCCCCACAACCCCAAGATGAAGGCCTACAAGGACCGGCTCACCGCGGAGCAGATCGACGCCCTGGTGGGATACATCCGCACCTTCAAGGCGAAGGAATAG
- a CDS encoding DUF4114 domain-containing protein — protein sequence MRTFFQRTLTALVLTVATPSLTTAQQLCQDDLSNDKQGDFKLGPDGLTVANNTIILRPDGRLQLNTNLKKLDSENISFPFDQTVTIDYVYESAGASHSLGYMYMDDVVARGYADPVTHELVDKNNNGILDLHEAIYNMTPDDDTVLPIKYVGQSRRCNVTFTSGGKKYNEPELAMRNTCAKTFAHKKDVTDARPGRADSSAYNIENDWVGVNEVDTGTGDRGLFNYIPNLLEPAAPENNNLGLGRMVFLLVDDDSDKTVHRNLAPVADVSDTYDGVPDYNVSQYDFRGIKLPPPPVGDPEYTNYNQINTGDRRVNLGLVQGGKEIVFFAVVYYDARHNTDNDTVAPCLKRQPYTGNAAEDGKCLLHLQTSVSVFFSKATWNMDQNFKAPADNKVAERNIGCSYNESCSSPTSASACTIAGTSQKACGWLEQDTLNRLDTVAYKNLKMPKERVTIMRPGTEPGNLKPAIDRMNFMPHVIVGAPTTDPFRWILGFEDLNGGGDRDFNDIVFMINKENGGGAKSTTITSDVMSDTGDKLGPDFTITKVRFRRQDDVAPYATPGNPPKNIRPNSGCTKAPCWTEEVAGACTASGVKPTITYSIAVDCRVLGTDGKYQKNENPTWVPVPLDNNKQYPDQEVEIDILALGLTGSQLCWKVDISSPSELCRPIIDDVDIGYQAVRSGAYARSSPSTIGNVAVWGVNETPGQNWGVGWNTPGALPAPGNRAYDGGKDYSIRGRLFLQSLYNPENPKATEPKLRWEAGRVMALSLAASNPLNRKLYTINTSGDRKDVKDNDVANTLMPASLCNTYSEIDGRYLYDLNHDGICTVAASTSPYSDRQFLIDWLYGYENANAAIATDKFRPWPFGGINISTVALAVPPYQDPWFLNTKPAERDLFRANFLEPLKTRSTRAFVGTMSGVLHSFDAGDFRNDVTDPCTPGSSQYRGYFVPKSCPNNGTPAPREYGSGSEAFAYMPNLLLSQYRNQYVRFRGSGTLPKPQMDASPSIANMDFGDRNDWDASIKYTWKPETTAQKKKGAKTVLVSATGKASPVVFAMDITNPTDSWYPLPLWEFSLADNDVASAFTAAVAANVPNAPNPVLMPDNSGSRHSPSLGRISWGSSDDKDRRWVAVVGTDYDPGDLRAGAVYLLDMKTGRPLEYGSAKYAGVLTFEQGSGIAAETPLVDLDQDGSYDVMYVPTTAGSVWRVNLKDVATSRKLGSQVKKCMVAHAASALKNHPDASQKELDLQELYSNVAVKVVSTDAGPAVRLYFGTSDSPDKYTDGYKEPDPAHPTYQYHLLAFEDPDPTGSKPCAELKPLWVQKLSPGQKLWGGVAMSANSIYAATAVGTAADICSLDANAHGEAYTANQLSGVLAGGGPAALEGHAISAPVVHDEHLIVLTATGKMKVTGDPESWNNKAGTKGSSRSQIMLWEPLPDGRLPQ from the coding sequence ATGCGCACGTTCTTTCAACGAACCCTCACGGCGCTGGTGCTGACGGTCGCGACCCCCTCGCTGACCACCGCGCAGCAGCTCTGCCAGGACGACCTGTCCAACGACAAGCAGGGCGACTTCAAGCTGGGCCCAGACGGTCTCACCGTCGCCAACAACACCATCATCCTGCGCCCCGACGGCCGGCTCCAGCTCAACACCAACCTCAAGAAGCTGGACTCGGAGAACATCTCCTTCCCGTTCGACCAGACGGTCACCATCGACTACGTGTACGAGTCCGCCGGTGCGTCGCACTCGCTGGGCTACATGTACATGGATGACGTGGTGGCGCGCGGCTACGCGGATCCCGTCACCCACGAGCTGGTCGACAAGAACAACAACGGCATCCTCGACCTGCACGAAGCCATCTACAACATGACGCCGGACGACGACACCGTCCTGCCCATCAAGTACGTGGGCCAGTCACGGCGTTGCAACGTCACCTTCACGTCCGGGGGCAAGAAGTACAACGAGCCCGAGCTGGCGATGCGCAACACCTGCGCCAAGACCTTCGCTCATAAGAAGGACGTGACGGACGCGCGTCCAGGCCGCGCGGACTCCAGCGCCTACAACATCGAAAACGACTGGGTCGGCGTCAACGAGGTCGACACCGGCACGGGCGATCGCGGCCTGTTCAACTACATCCCCAACCTGCTGGAGCCGGCCGCTCCGGAGAACAACAACCTGGGCCTCGGCCGCATGGTGTTCCTGCTGGTGGATGACGACAGCGACAAGACCGTCCACCGAAACCTCGCCCCCGTCGCGGACGTCAGCGACACCTACGACGGTGTGCCGGACTACAACGTCTCCCAGTACGACTTCCGCGGCATCAAGCTCCCCCCGCCCCCGGTCGGTGATCCCGAGTACACCAACTACAACCAGATCAACACCGGCGACCGCCGTGTGAACCTGGGGCTCGTCCAGGGCGGCAAGGAGATCGTCTTCTTCGCCGTCGTCTACTACGACGCCCGCCACAACACGGACAACGACACGGTCGCTCCGTGCCTCAAGCGCCAGCCCTACACGGGCAACGCCGCCGAGGACGGCAAGTGCCTGCTGCACCTGCAGACATCCGTCTCCGTGTTCTTCTCCAAGGCCACCTGGAACATGGACCAGAACTTCAAGGCGCCCGCGGACAACAAGGTGGCGGAGCGCAACATCGGCTGCAGCTACAACGAGAGCTGCAGCTCGCCTACGTCCGCCTCGGCCTGCACCATCGCGGGCACCTCCCAGAAGGCCTGCGGCTGGCTGGAGCAGGACACGCTCAACCGCCTGGACACGGTCGCCTACAAGAACCTGAAGATGCCGAAGGAGCGCGTGACCATCATGCGCCCTGGCACGGAGCCCGGCAACCTGAAGCCCGCCATCGACCGGATGAACTTCATGCCCCACGTCATCGTGGGCGCGCCGACCACGGACCCCTTCCGGTGGATCCTCGGCTTCGAGGACCTCAACGGCGGCGGTGACCGCGACTTCAACGACATCGTGTTCATGATCAACAAGGAGAACGGCGGTGGCGCCAAGTCCACCACCATCACCTCGGACGTCATGAGCGACACGGGCGACAAGCTGGGCCCTGACTTCACCATCACCAAGGTCCGCTTCCGCCGCCAGGACGACGTCGCCCCGTACGCGACCCCGGGCAACCCGCCCAAGAACATCCGCCCCAACTCCGGCTGCACGAAGGCCCCCTGCTGGACGGAAGAGGTCGCGGGCGCCTGCACCGCGAGCGGTGTGAAGCCCACCATCACCTATTCCATCGCCGTGGACTGCCGCGTGCTGGGCACTGACGGCAAGTACCAGAAGAACGAAAACCCCACGTGGGTGCCGGTGCCGCTCGACAACAACAAGCAGTACCCGGACCAGGAGGTGGAGATCGACATCCTGGCGCTGGGCCTCACCGGTTCGCAGCTGTGCTGGAAGGTGGACATCAGCAGCCCCAGCGAGCTCTGCCGTCCCATCATCGACGACGTCGACATCGGCTATCAGGCGGTGCGCTCGGGCGCGTATGCGCGCTCCAGCCCCAGCACCATCGGCAACGTCGCCGTCTGGGGCGTGAACGAGACGCCGGGCCAGAACTGGGGCGTGGGCTGGAACACCCCGGGCGCCCTGCCTGCTCCGGGCAACCGCGCCTATGACGGTGGCAAGGATTACTCCATCCGTGGCCGGCTCTTCCTGCAGTCGCTCTACAACCCGGAGAACCCCAAGGCGACCGAGCCGAAGCTGCGCTGGGAGGCCGGACGTGTGATGGCGCTGTCGCTGGCCGCGTCCAATCCGCTCAACCGCAAGCTCTACACCATCAACACCTCGGGAGACCGCAAGGACGTCAAGGACAACGACGTGGCCAACACGCTGATGCCCGCCTCCCTGTGCAACACGTACAGCGAGATCGACGGTCGCTACCTCTACGACCTGAACCACGACGGCATCTGCACCGTGGCCGCGTCGACGTCGCCCTACAGCGACCGGCAGTTCCTCATTGATTGGCTGTATGGCTACGAGAACGCGAACGCGGCGATCGCCACGGACAAGTTCCGGCCCTGGCCCTTCGGCGGCATCAACATCTCCACCGTGGCGCTGGCCGTGCCCCCGTATCAGGACCCCTGGTTCCTGAACACGAAGCCCGCCGAGCGCGACCTCTTCCGTGCGAACTTCCTGGAGCCCCTGAAGACCCGGAGCACCCGGGCCTTCGTGGGTACGATGTCGGGCGTGCTCCACTCCTTCGACGCGGGCGACTTCCGCAACGACGTGACCGACCCCTGCACCCCGGGCAGCAGTCAGTACCGCGGCTACTTCGTCCCGAAGTCGTGCCCCAACAACGGCACCCCGGCCCCCCGTGAGTACGGCTCCGGCAGTGAGGCGTTCGCCTACATGCCCAACCTGTTGCTGAGCCAGTACCGCAACCAGTACGTGCGCTTCCGTGGCTCGGGCACCCTGCCCAAGCCGCAGATGGACGCGTCACCCAGCATCGCCAACATGGACTTTGGTGACCGCAACGACTGGGACGCCTCCATCAAGTACACCTGGAAGCCCGAGACCACGGCGCAGAAGAAGAAGGGCGCCAAGACGGTGCTCGTCTCCGCGACGGGCAAGGCCAGCCCGGTGGTGTTCGCGATGGACATCACGAATCCCACGGACAGCTGGTACCCGCTGCCGCTGTGGGAGTTCAGCCTGGCGGACAACGACGTGGCGTCCGCCTTCACCGCCGCCGTCGCGGCCAACGTCCCCAACGCCCCCAATCCCGTGCTGATGCCGGACAACTCGGGCTCCCGGCACTCGCCGTCCCTGGGGCGCATCTCCTGGGGCTCCTCGGACGACAAGGACCGGCGCTGGGTGGCGGTGGTGGGCACCGACTACGACCCGGGCGACCTGCGTGCGGGCGCCGTCTACCTGCTCGACATGAAGACGGGCAGGCCGCTCGAGTACGGCTCCGCCAAGTACGCGGGTGTCCTCACCTTCGAGCAGGGTTCCGGCATCGCGGCGGAGACGCCGCTGGTGGACCTGGACCAGGACGGCTCCTACGACGTCATGTACGTGCCCACCACGGCCGGCAGCGTCTGGCGCGTGAACCTCAAGGACGTGGCCACCTCCAGGAAGCTTGGCAGCCAGGTGAAGAAGTGCATGGTGGCCCACGCGGCCTCCGCGCTGAAGAACCACCCGGACGCGAGCCAGAAGGAGCTGGACCTGCAGGAGCTCTACTCCAACGTGGCCGTGAAGGTGGTCAGCACGGACGCGGGCCCGGCGGTGCGCCTCTACTTCGGTACCAGCGACAGCCCGGACAAGTACACGGACGGCTACAAGGAGCCGGACCCCGCGCACCCCACGTACCAGTACCACCTGCTGGCCTTCGAGGACCCGGATCCCACGGGCAGCAAGCCTTGCGCGGAGCTCAAGCCCCTCTGGGTGCAGAAGCTGTCTCCGGGCCAGAAGCTGTGGGGCGGCGTGGCCATGAGCGCGAACAGCATCTACGCCGCGACCGCGGTGGGCACGGCGGCGGACATCTGCAGCCTGGACGCGAACGCGCATGGCGAGGCGTATACGGCCAACCAGTTGAGCGGTGTGTTGGCCGGCGGTGGCCCGGCGGCGCTGGAAGGCCACGCCATCTCCGCGCCGGTGGTCCACGACGAGCACCTCATTGTGCTCACGGCCACGGGTAAGATGAAGGTCACGGGCGATCCGGAGAGTTGGAACAACAAGGCAGGCACGAAGGGATCTTCCCGCTCGCAGATCATGCTCTGGGAGCCGCTGCCCGACGGGAGACTGCCGCAATGA
- a CDS encoding bifunctional glycosyltransferase/class I SAM-dependent methyltransferase, producing MVPALSVVLPFSPATADAAARFANALSGQAQVVLAGEGSVDVAPGPNIHILAAQGGKGAAIRAALPHVTGTHTVLQDPDAAYSPDTYDALVQPLRDDTADGVFGRRPGMSPEMVAERALGGITRFVTDVPLADPLTGLRAFRTDALRSIQLTSDDDSVDAELVVKMAAQLFRLTEVTLPPLQAVPRRPASAHLARLRTLVRYATVRDDADNQHEGYSTLERMDGAIHYNQWLGRRFREHMGRRVLEIGAGIGTITRELEGGAEHLVALEVERFYVDRLKNMFRGKPHVRPYLSDVALADWESLKAENLDTIVLSNVLEHIPDDASAVRRFRQILQPDGRVLILVPALPQLFGAIDEAVGHYRRYTPESLRAVLEENGFRVDTLEWMNLVGLPGWFVNSRILRRRAVPKLQLKLYDTLAPLFAQAERQVKLPVGMSLFAVGRAV from the coding sequence ATGGTTCCAGCTCTTTCCGTCGTCCTGCCCTTCAGCCCCGCCACCGCCGACGCCGCCGCCCGGTTCGCCAATGCGCTGTCCGGTCAGGCCCAGGTGGTGCTCGCGGGCGAAGGCTCCGTGGACGTCGCGCCCGGACCCAATATCCACATCCTCGCCGCCCAGGGCGGCAAGGGAGCGGCCATCCGCGCCGCGCTGCCCCACGTCACCGGCACCCACACGGTGCTCCAGGATCCGGACGCCGCCTACTCGCCGGACACCTACGACGCCCTGGTGCAGCCCCTGCGCGACGACACCGCGGACGGCGTCTTCGGCCGGCGCCCCGGCATGTCGCCGGAGATGGTGGCCGAGCGCGCGCTGGGGGGCATCACCCGCTTCGTCACCGACGTGCCCCTGGCGGATCCGCTCACCGGCCTGCGCGCCTTCCGCACGGACGCGCTGCGCTCCATCCAGCTCACCAGCGACGACGACTCGGTGGACGCGGAGCTGGTGGTGAAGATGGCCGCGCAGCTCTTCCGCCTCACGGAGGTGACGCTGCCGCCGCTGCAGGCCGTGCCGCGCCGCCCGGCCTCCGCTCACCTGGCCCGCCTGCGCACGCTGGTGCGCTACGCCACCGTGCGCGATGACGCGGACAACCAGCACGAGGGCTACTCCACCCTGGAGCGCATGGACGGCGCCATCCACTACAACCAGTGGCTGGGCCGCCGCTTCCGCGAGCACATGGGCCGCCGCGTGCTGGAGATCGGCGCCGGCATCGGCACCATCACCCGCGAGCTGGAGGGCGGCGCGGAGCACCTGGTGGCGCTGGAGGTGGAGCGCTTCTACGTGGACCGCCTGAAGAACATGTTCCGCGGCAAGCCCCACGTGCGCCCCTACCTTTCCGACGTGGCGCTGGCGGACTGGGAGTCGCTGAAGGCGGAGAACCTGGACACCATCGTGCTGTCCAACGTGCTGGAGCACATCCCGGACGACGCGTCCGCGGTGCGCCGCTTCCGCCAGATCCTGCAGCCGGACGGCCGCGTGCTCATCCTCGTGCCGGCGCTGCCGCAGCTGTTCGGCGCCATCGACGAGGCGGTGGGCCACTACCGCCGCTACACGCCGGAGTCCCTGCGCGCGGTGCTGGAGGAGAACGGCTTCCGCGTGGACACGCTGGAGTGGATGAACCTGGTCGGCCTGCCGGGCTGGTTCGTCAACAGCCGCATCCTGCGCCGCCGCGCGGTGCCCAAGCTCCAGCTCAAGCTCTACGACACGCTGGCGCCCCTGTTCGCCCAGGCCGAGCGCCAGGTGAAGCTGCCCGTGGGCATGAGCCTGTTCGCCGTCGGCCGCGCCGTCTGA
- a CDS encoding polysaccharide biosynthesis tyrosine autokinase, which translates to MEGTVLDPAGGAPGATSASMMHRLRGVWRRRWVMLGVALGVTALTAAWTLRQPRIYSASTSLIIDVTAPRILDGEVKEVMGEERSNYWFNKEYYATQSEIITSRAVASRVVDRLGLAKDAAFLGLPANQDPAERAKALEEADAVGLLRSRILVVPGKDSRVMNIGVEDTDPARAALLSNEVAAAYMAENLALKLRTTEEARTWLEGRLDELGRQSKAGEMAVYDLKKDADMLSTSLESRLSIVSERINSYNLKLTEVRTRIAAQQARVDAIHRLRKDAGNDETWAEAVPGAKDGPIQDLKSRYGEQKAACAELSERYLPEHPKLLECNRKLEVVRADLLKSLTNVVRSAETQLAEAQGEEKNLNKLLDEAKAEAFQVNKKAIEYGRLQRESDNTQRLYELVLKRLKDIELSGLLRTSNVRVLDAAQPVMVPVRPHTRRNLMVGWVMGLLLGLGVALFLEMLENSVTSQADVEDVLGLAFLGVVPRMEATKSPGDRDLYVHRAPRSAVAECCRAVRTNLLFMSPDHPCKTLVVTSSGPQEGKSTTCINLGVAMAQSGNRVLLLDTDMRRPRLHRAFGVPNDLGISSLVVGEGSLDKAVKSTEVPNLFVLPCGPLPPNPAELLHTRAFRELLRAAGEKFDRIILDSPPLNAVVDAAVLATQADGVVMVLKAGRTDRGAAKRALRSLADVQARMFGAILNDVDLRQPRYGDTYLGYQGYGPTQDEPKGGVAPS; encoded by the coding sequence GTGGAAGGAACGGTGTTGGACCCGGCCGGTGGGGCTCCCGGTGCGACGTCCGCGAGCATGATGCACCGACTGCGGGGCGTCTGGCGCCGGCGGTGGGTGATGCTCGGGGTGGCGTTGGGGGTCACCGCGCTCACGGCGGCGTGGACGCTGCGGCAGCCGCGCATCTACTCGGCCAGCACCTCGCTCATCATCGACGTCACCGCGCCCCGCATCCTGGACGGCGAGGTGAAGGAGGTGATGGGGGAGGAGCGCAGCAACTACTGGTTCAACAAGGAGTACTACGCCACGCAGAGCGAGATCATCACCTCGCGCGCGGTGGCCAGCCGCGTGGTGGACCGGCTGGGGCTCGCGAAGGACGCGGCCTTCCTGGGGCTGCCCGCGAACCAGGACCCGGCGGAGCGCGCGAAGGCGCTGGAGGAGGCGGACGCGGTGGGGCTTCTGCGCTCGCGCATCCTGGTGGTGCCCGGCAAGGACTCGCGGGTGATGAACATCGGGGTGGAGGACACGGACCCGGCGCGCGCGGCGCTGCTCTCCAACGAGGTGGCCGCCGCGTACATGGCGGAGAACCTGGCGCTCAAGCTGCGCACCACGGAGGAGGCGCGCACGTGGCTGGAGGGGCGCCTGGACGAGCTGGGCCGCCAGTCCAAGGCGGGAGAGATGGCCGTCTACGACTTGAAGAAGGACGCGGACATGCTGTCCACGTCGCTGGAGTCGCGGCTGTCCATCGTCAGCGAGCGGATCAACTCGTACAACCTGAAGCTCACCGAGGTGCGCACGCGCATCGCGGCGCAGCAGGCGCGCGTGGACGCCATCCACCGGCTGCGCAAGGACGCCGGCAACGACGAGACGTGGGCGGAGGCCGTGCCCGGAGCGAAGGACGGCCCCATCCAGGACCTGAAGTCGCGCTACGGCGAGCAGAAGGCCGCGTGCGCGGAGCTGAGCGAGCGCTACCTGCCGGAGCACCCGAAGCTCCTGGAATGCAACCGCAAGCTGGAGGTCGTGCGCGCGGACCTGCTCAAGAGCCTGACCAACGTGGTGCGCTCGGCGGAGACGCAGCTGGCGGAGGCGCAGGGCGAGGAGAAGAACCTCAACAAGCTCCTGGACGAGGCCAAGGCGGAGGCCTTCCAGGTGAACAAGAAGGCCATCGAGTACGGCCGGCTCCAGCGCGAGTCGGACAACACGCAGCGCCTGTACGAGCTGGTGCTCAAGCGGCTGAAGGACATCGAGCTGTCGGGGCTCTTGCGCACGAGCAACGTGCGCGTGCTGGACGCCGCGCAGCCGGTGATGGTGCCGGTGCGGCCGCACACGCGCCGCAACCTGATGGTGGGCTGGGTGATGGGCCTGCTCCTGGGGCTGGGCGTGGCGCTGTTCCTGGAGATGCTGGAGAACAGCGTCACGTCGCAGGCGGACGTGGAGGACGTGCTGGGCCTGGCGTTCCTGGGCGTGGTGCCGCGCATGGAGGCGACGAAGTCTCCGGGCGACCGGGACCTGTACGTGCACCGCGCGCCGCGCTCGGCGGTGGCGGAGTGCTGCCGCGCGGTGCGCACGAACCTGCTGTTCATGTCGCCGGACCACCCGTGCAAGACGCTGGTGGTGACGTCCAGCGGCCCCCAGGAGGGCAAGTCCACCACGTGCATCAACCTGGGCGTGGCCATGGCCCAGAGCGGCAACCGCGTGCTGCTCCTGGACACGGACATGCGCAGGCCCCGGCTGCACCGCGCGTTCGGCGTGCCCAATGACCTGGGCATCAGCTCGCTGGTGGTGGGCGAGGGCTCGCTGGACAAGGCGGTGAAGAGCACGGAGGTGCCCAACCTCTTCGTGCTGCCGTGCGGCCCGCTGCCGCCGAATCCCGCGGAGCTCCTGCACACGCGCGCCTTCAGGGAGTTGCTGCGCGCGGCGGGGGAGAAGTTCGACCGGATCATCCTGGACAGCCCGCCGCTCAATGCCGTCGTGGACGCGGCGGTGCTGGCCACGCAGGCGGACGGCGTGGTGATGGTGCTCAAGGCGGGGCGCACGGACCGGGGCGCGGCGAAGCGCGCGCTGCGCTCGCTGGCGGACGTGCAGGCGCGGATGTTCGGCGCCATCCTCAACGACGTGGACCTGCGGCAGCCGCGCTACGGCGACACGTACCTGGGCTACCAGGGCTATGGCCCCACGCAGGACGAGCCCAAGGGCGGGGTGGCGCCGTCGTGA